One part of the Tenacibaculum sp. 190130A14a genome encodes these proteins:
- the ileS gene encoding isoleucine--tRNA ligase, protein MKFTEYKGLDLPKVAEEILNYWEENNIFEKSITSREGNKPFVFFEGPPSANGLPGIHHVMARAIKDIFCRYKTQKGYQVKRKAGWDTHGLPVELGVEKELGITKEDIGTKITVEEYNTACKTAVMRYTDIWNDMTRKAGYWVDMDSPYVTYQPKYMESVWWLLKQIYNKDLLYKGYTIQPYSPKAGTGLSSHELNQPGTYQDVTDTTVVAQFKAIKETLPSFLQVEGNVHFLAWTTTPWTLPSNTALTVGPKIDYVLVKTFNQYTFEPIQVVLAKNLVGKQFAGKKFNQVENEAALEEYNAGDKQVPYTIVKEFVGKDLVGIRYEQLLDYALPYQNPENAFRVISGDFVTTEDGTGIVHTAPTFGADDALVAKQATPEVPPMLVLDENENPVPLVDLQGRFRPEMGEFAGKYVKNEYYADEEVPEKSVDVEIAIKLKTENKAFKVEKYVHSYPNCWRTDKPILYYPLDSWFIKVTDVKDKMFELNETINWKPKSTGEGRFGNWLKNANDWNLSRSRFWGIPLPIWRTEDGTEQICIGSVEELKSEMAKAVEAGVMTEDIFADFEVGNMSDDNYDKIDLHKNVVDRITLVSSTGKPMKRESDLIDVWFDSGSMPYAQWHYPFENKELIDTKESYPADFIAEGVDQTRGWFYTLHAIGTMVFDSVAYKNVVSNGLVLDKNGQKMSKRLGNAVDPFETLGKYGADATRWYMISNANPWDNLKFDLAGVEEVRRKFFGTLYNTYSFFSLYANIDGFTYAEDEVPLKDRPEIDRWILSELNSLVKNVDAFYADYEPTRATRAISDFVQDHLSNWYVRLCRRRFWKGEYGQDKISAYQTLYTCMLTVAKLASPVAPFYMDRLYKDLVGATGKETFESVHLANFPKYNEALVDKSLERKMESAQTISSLVLSLRAKEKIKVRQPLKKVMIPVLNATQKEEILAVADLIKSEVNVKEIELLDDASDILVKQIKPNFKALGPKFGKDMKLIASKIQSFGQEEISKIEKEGGISVEINDKLITLETTDVEISSKDIEGWLVANAEGITVALDVTITDDLRKEGVARELVNRIQNARKDSGLEVTDKIKLTILNTADLQESVSSNEVYIKTETLTNELVFVDTLDNGTEIEFDAIKSKMLIQKI, encoded by the coding sequence ATGAAATTTACTGAATACAAAGGACTTGATTTACCAAAAGTGGCAGAAGAAATCTTAAACTATTGGGAGGAAAATAACATCTTTGAAAAGAGTATAACTTCACGAGAAGGAAACAAACCTTTTGTGTTTTTTGAAGGACCACCTTCTGCAAATGGTTTGCCAGGAATTCATCATGTAATGGCACGTGCTATTAAAGATATTTTTTGTCGTTATAAAACCCAAAAAGGGTATCAGGTTAAACGTAAAGCAGGATGGGATACGCATGGTTTACCTGTTGAGCTTGGGGTTGAAAAAGAATTAGGAATCACAAAAGAAGATATTGGTACGAAAATAACAGTAGAGGAATATAATACTGCTTGTAAAACGGCAGTAATGCGTTATACTGATATTTGGAATGATATGACCCGTAAGGCTGGGTATTGGGTAGACATGGATAGTCCATATGTAACTTATCAACCTAAGTACATGGAGTCTGTTTGGTGGTTACTAAAACAAATTTATAATAAAGACTTATTATATAAAGGATATACGATCCAACCTTATTCACCAAAAGCAGGTACCGGATTGAGTTCGCACGAGTTAAATCAACCTGGAACATACCAAGATGTTACAGATACTACCGTAGTGGCTCAATTTAAAGCAATAAAAGAAACGTTACCAAGTTTTTTACAGGTAGAAGGAAATGTACATTTTTTAGCATGGACAACTACTCCTTGGACCTTGCCATCAAATACAGCGTTAACAGTAGGTCCTAAAATTGATTATGTTTTAGTTAAAACGTTTAATCAATATACGTTTGAGCCTATACAAGTAGTACTTGCTAAAAACTTAGTAGGGAAACAATTTGCTGGAAAGAAATTTAATCAAGTAGAGAATGAAGCAGCCTTAGAAGAGTACAATGCAGGAGATAAGCAAGTACCTTATACAATTGTTAAAGAGTTTGTAGGGAAAGATTTGGTTGGAATTAGATATGAGCAATTATTAGATTATGCTTTACCATATCAAAATCCGGAAAATGCGTTTAGAGTAATTTCTGGTGATTTTGTAACTACGGAAGATGGTACAGGTATTGTGCATACTGCTCCTACTTTTGGAGCTGATGATGCTTTGGTTGCTAAACAAGCTACTCCAGAGGTTCCACCGATGTTAGTATTAGATGAAAATGAAAATCCAGTTCCATTAGTAGATTTACAAGGGAGATTCAGGCCAGAAATGGGAGAGTTTGCAGGAAAGTACGTGAAGAATGAATATTATGCAGATGAGGAGGTTCCGGAGAAATCGGTTGATGTAGAAATAGCGATCAAGTTAAAAACTGAAAATAAGGCCTTTAAGGTTGAGAAATATGTGCACAGTTATCCTAATTGTTGGAGAACTGATAAGCCAATTTTATATTATCCATTAGATTCTTGGTTTATCAAAGTAACCGATGTAAAGGATAAAATGTTCGAATTAAATGAAACAATTAATTGGAAACCAAAATCAACAGGAGAAGGTCGTTTTGGAAATTGGTTAAAGAATGCAAATGATTGGAATTTATCTCGTTCTCGTTTCTGGGGTATTCCATTACCAATTTGGAGAACAGAAGATGGAACGGAACAAATTTGTATTGGTTCTGTAGAAGAATTGAAATCAGAAATGGCAAAAGCAGTAGAAGCTGGTGTAATGACTGAAGATATTTTTGCTGATTTTGAAGTTGGAAATATGTCGGATGATAACTATGATAAAATCGATTTACACAAAAATGTAGTAGATAGAATTACATTGGTGTCATCTACAGGAAAACCAATGAAACGTGAAAGTGATTTAATTGATGTTTGGTTTGATTCTGGTTCTATGCCTTATGCACAATGGCATTATCCGTTTGAAAATAAAGAATTGATAGATACCAAAGAATCTTATCCAGCTGATTTTATTGCAGAAGGAGTTGATCAAACAAGAGGATGGTTTTATACATTACATGCAATTGGAACAATGGTATTTGATTCTGTTGCTTATAAAAATGTAGTATCTAATGGATTAGTGTTGGATAAGAATGGACAAAAAATGTCTAAGCGTTTAGGAAATGCTGTAGACCCTTTTGAAACTTTAGGGAAATATGGTGCAGATGCTACGCGTTGGTATATGATTTCAAATGCTAACCCATGGGATAACCTAAAGTTTGATTTAGCTGGAGTAGAGGAAGTACGTCGTAAATTCTTTGGAACTTTATACAATACATACTCATTCTTTAGCTTGTATGCTAATATCGATGGTTTTACTTATGCTGAAGATGAGGTTCCTTTAAAAGATCGTCCAGAAATTGATCGTTGGATTTTATCTGAATTAAATTCATTAGTTAAAAATGTAGATGCTTTTTATGCAGATTATGAACCAACACGTGCTACACGTGCTATTTCTGATTTTGTACAAGATCATTTAAGTAACTGGTATGTTCGTTTGTGTAGAAGAAGGTTCTGGAAAGGAGAGTATGGTCAAGATAAAATATCAGCATACCAAACATTGTATACCTGTATGCTAACAGTAGCTAAATTAGCATCACCTGTAGCACCATTTTATATGGATAGATTGTATAAGGATTTAGTCGGTGCTACTGGAAAAGAGACCTTTGAAAGTGTTCATTTAGCAAACTTCCCAAAATACAATGAAGCTTTAGTAGATAAATCTTTAGAACGTAAAATGGAAAGTGCGCAAACGATTTCTTCTTTGGTATTGTCATTAAGAGCTAAAGAGAAAATAAAAGTACGTCAACCGCTTAAAAAAGTGATGATTCCTGTATTAAACGCAACTCAAAAAGAAGAAATTTTAGCAGTAGCTGATTTAATTAAATCTGAGGTAAATGTTAAGGAAATTGAATTATTAGATGATGCATCTGATATTTTAGTAAAACAAATCAAACCAAATTTTAAGGCATTGGGGCCAAAGTTTGGTAAGGATATGAAGTTGATTGCGAGTAAGATACAGTCTTTTGGTCAGGAGGAAATTTCTAAAATTGAAAAAGAAGGGGGAATTTCCGTGGAAATTAATGATAAATTGATTACCTTGGAAACCACAGACGTAGAGATTTCATCAAAAGATATTGAGGGGTGGTTAGTAGCAAATGCAGAAGGTATAACAGTTGCATTAGATGTTACTATAACAGATGATTTACGTAAAGAGGGTGTAGCTAGAGAGTTAGTAAATAGAATTCAGAACGCTCGAAAAGATTCAGGGTTAGAAGTAACTGATAAAATAAAATTAACAATCTTAAATACTGCTGATTTACAAGAGTCGGTATCTTCAAATGAAGTTTATATAAAGACAGAAACTTTAACAAATGAGTTGGTTTTTGTTGATACGTTAGATAATGGTACAGAAATTGAATTCGATGCCATTAAAAGTAAAATGTTAATACAAAAAATATAG
- a CDS encoding TraR/DksA family transcriptional regulator, producing the protein MDDVKVRYSDGDLQEFKEIILNKIEKAEEDLKLLQASYKNGSDNGTDDTSPTFKSFEEGSDTMAKEANMQLAIRQEKFIRDLKNALVRIENKTYGVCRVTGKLIQKERLKLVPHATLSIEAKRKQ; encoded by the coding sequence ATGGATGACGTTAAAGTAAGATACTCTGATGGAGATTTACAAGAGTTTAAAGAAATCATCTTGAATAAGATTGAGAAGGCGGAAGAGGATTTAAAATTATTACAAGCCTCTTACAAAAATGGATCTGATAATGGTACTGATGATACTTCACCAACATTTAAGTCGTTTGAAGAGGGATCAGATACTATGGCAAAAGAAGCAAACATGCAGTTAGCTATTCGACAAGAGAAGTTTATTAGAGATTTAAAAAATGCTCTTGTTCGTATTGAAAACAAAACATATGGTGTTTGTAGAGTAACAGGTAAATTGATTCAAAAGGAACGTTTAAAATTAGTTCCTCATGCAACTTTAAGTATAGAGGCAAAGCGTAAACAATAA
- the rodA gene encoding rod shape-determining protein RodA, giving the protein MRQERNNIFAGIDWVIILIYLLLVAFGWMNIYASSLTEETSSILNFSTKYGKQLIFICCSFPLIIFILFFNAKFYERFASVFYLFALVLLAGVLVFGKKINGATSWYNFGGIGLQPSEFAKAFTALAVAKLMSDRQYNLKLLKNQIKAFIVIFLPAFFIALQPDMGSVLIFFSFFFVLNREGLTLKYFILGVTSILLFLLTINFGTKWVLLGSLSILTLTVIYYTYKNKQFFRFNWPLITGAYLASSIFIFGVGYMYTNILEQHQKDRFDILLGKIKDTRGIGYNTHQSELTISSGGFAGKGFLQGDRTQGDFVPEQHTDYIFSTVGEEWGFIGSTLVIVLFMILLYRIIYLAETHTNKFGRIYGYGLASILFFHVVVNVGMVIGLLPTIGIPLPFFSYGGSSLWGFTLLLFIFVRLDAHKKYDW; this is encoded by the coding sequence TTGCGACAGGAACGAAATAACATATTTGCGGGAATTGATTGGGTTATTATACTCATATATCTTTTATTAGTTGCCTTTGGATGGATGAACATCTACGCTTCTTCTCTTACCGAAGAAACATCAAGTATTTTAAATTTTAGCACCAAATATGGAAAACAACTAATTTTTATTTGTTGTAGCTTTCCCCTTATTATTTTTATTTTATTTTTTAACGCTAAGTTTTACGAACGTTTCGCTAGTGTTTTCTACTTGTTTGCATTAGTTTTATTAGCAGGAGTACTTGTTTTTGGAAAAAAAATTAATGGCGCAACTTCCTGGTATAATTTTGGCGGTATCGGACTGCAACCCTCCGAGTTTGCCAAAGCATTTACTGCTTTAGCCGTAGCAAAATTAATGAGTGATAGACAATACAATTTAAAGCTCCTAAAAAATCAAATTAAGGCTTTTATTGTCATTTTCTTACCTGCATTCTTTATTGCACTGCAACCGGATATGGGTTCTGTTTTAATATTCTTCTCTTTCTTTTTTGTATTGAATAGAGAAGGACTAACATTAAAGTATTTTATTTTAGGAGTCACTTCCATCCTACTCTTTCTTTTAACTATTAATTTTGGAACCAAATGGGTTTTATTAGGCTCTTTGTCTATATTAACTCTAACCGTGATATATTACACCTACAAAAACAAACAATTCTTTCGCTTTAACTGGCCACTCATTACAGGAGCATACTTAGCTTCGAGTATATTTATATTTGGTGTTGGATATATGTACACCAATATTTTAGAGCAGCATCAAAAAGACCGATTTGATATTCTTTTAGGAAAAATTAAAGACACCCGTGGTATTGGTTATAACACACATCAATCTGAGCTAACTATCAGTTCAGGTGGATTTGCTGGCAAAGGTTTTTTACAAGGAGACAGAACACAAGGAGACTTTGTTCCAGAGCAACATACAGATTATATTTTCAGTACTGTTGGTGAAGAATGGGGATTTATAGGCTCTACATTAGTCATTGTACTCTTCATGATTCTTTTATATCGTATTATCTATTTAGCAGAAACACATACAAATAAATTTGGAAGGATTTATGGTTATGGACTCGCATCAATTCTTTTCTTTCATGTTGTAGTAAATGTAGGAATGGTTATTGGATTACTTCCTACCATTGGAATTCCACTACCCTTCTTTAGCTACGGAGGTTCATCCTTATGGGGATTCACATTACTCCTTTTCATTTTTGTAAGATTAGACGCACATAAAAAATACGACTGGTAA
- the mrdA gene encoding penicillin-binding protein 2: MKRSFLLIFLIALISIVYIARLFQLQIIRGGNSNPLYGATIKIEYDYPERGYVYDRNGKLLVANQLSYDVMVIPKDVQPLDTLEFCSLLKIDKENFKKRFKKAEKYARWLPSVFLKQLAKEDFAFLQEKLHKFKGFYIQKRIIRDYPIKSAANVVGFIAEVNEHKARTSDYYEQGELIGKMGIEAQYESDLRGIKGKKRFKRNNLNKVTGSYKNGKYDTLALAGKDLTLTIDSELQQYGELLMSGKRGGIVAIEPGTGEILALITAPSYDPNMLVGRKRSPNSMKLFYDTINRPTFDRGLQAMYPPGSPFKVINGLIGLQEGVIDENFYTYCYHGYKYGNRKNEFMACHCGIVGRPIRLKTAIAKSCNSYFSTTYRKIIDKYDDPKIGIENWSKHAKSFGLGDYLGYDLPSGQPGRIPDAKFYDRWYKRGIRTTYTISNAIGQGEIETTPMQLANMTAAIANKGYFYTPHIVKSIDNKGIVDTTFTKKRNTTIDPKHFPLAIDAMHEVFTYGTAKWYQVKGLDICGKTGTAENKIKIVDGEKVQAPDHSILVAFAPKDNPKIAMAVYIENGGYGSTYAAPITSLMIEKYLTGKTTRKPLEDRMKNANLQSIYEKLIPKKDTLATGTK; the protein is encoded by the coding sequence ATGAAACGTAGTTTTTTACTCATTTTCTTAATTGCATTAATAAGCATTGTTTACATCGCACGTTTATTTCAACTTCAAATTATAAGAGGTGGTAATTCGAATCCGTTGTATGGCGCTACTATTAAAATAGAATACGACTATCCAGAACGAGGTTATGTTTACGACAGAAATGGTAAACTTCTTGTAGCTAACCAATTATCTTATGACGTAATGGTCATACCAAAAGATGTACAACCTCTTGATACCTTAGAATTTTGTTCATTATTAAAAATTGATAAGGAAAACTTTAAAAAGCGTTTTAAAAAAGCCGAAAAATATGCTCGATGGCTGCCTTCCGTTTTCTTAAAACAGCTGGCTAAAGAAGACTTTGCCTTTCTTCAAGAAAAACTACATAAGTTTAAAGGGTTCTATATTCAAAAACGTATCATTAGAGACTATCCAATTAAATCTGCCGCAAATGTCGTTGGTTTTATTGCTGAAGTTAATGAACACAAAGCACGAACAAGTGATTATTACGAGCAAGGCGAATTAATTGGAAAAATGGGAATTGAAGCCCAATATGAAAGTGACCTAAGAGGTATTAAAGGAAAAAAACGTTTTAAAAGAAACAACCTCAATAAAGTTACTGGTTCATATAAAAATGGTAAATATGACACTTTAGCCTTAGCTGGTAAAGATTTAACATTAACTATTGATAGCGAATTACAGCAGTATGGAGAATTGCTTATGTCTGGAAAAAGAGGTGGGATTGTAGCTATTGAACCCGGAACTGGTGAAATATTAGCATTAATTACTGCTCCATCATACGATCCAAACATGCTTGTAGGTAGGAAACGTTCACCAAACTCGATGAAATTATTCTATGACACTATTAACAGACCTACTTTTGACAGAGGCTTACAAGCAATGTATCCTCCTGGATCTCCTTTTAAAGTAATTAATGGGTTAATAGGTCTTCAGGAAGGTGTTATAGATGAAAATTTCTATACTTATTGTTATCATGGTTATAAATATGGTAATAGAAAAAATGAATTCATGGCCTGTCACTGTGGGATTGTTGGTAGACCTATTCGTTTAAAAACAGCAATTGCTAAATCTTGCAACAGCTATTTCTCAACTACTTATAGAAAAATAATTGATAAATATGACGACCCTAAGATAGGTATTGAAAACTGGAGCAAACACGCTAAAAGCTTCGGTCTTGGTGATTACTTAGGATACGATTTGCCTTCAGGACAACCTGGTAGAATTCCTGATGCAAAATTCTATGACAGATGGTACAAACGAGGAATTCGAACTACCTATACGATTTCAAACGCCATTGGACAAGGAGAAATAGAGACGACTCCAATGCAATTAGCGAATATGACTGCGGCTATAGCTAATAAAGGATATTTTTATACACCACATATTGTAAAAAGTATTGATAACAAAGGTATTGTTGATACCACATTTACCAAGAAAAGAAATACCACGATCGACCCTAAGCATTTTCCTTTAGCTATCGATGCAATGCATGAGGTATTCACCTATGGTACTGCAAAATGGTATCAAGTAAAAGGACTTGATATTTGTGGAAAAACAGGGACCGCTGAAAACAAAATTAAAATAGTAGATGGAGAAAAGGTACAGGCACCAGATCACTCTATTTTAGTTGCCTTTGCCCCGAAAGACAATCCTAAAATCGCCATGGCTGTTTATATAGAAAATGGAGGTTACGGTTCTACCTATGCAGCACCGATAACAAGTCTAATGATTGAAAAATATTTAACTGGAAAAACAACAAGGAAACCGCTTGAAGATAGAATGAAAAATGCAAATCTTCAAAGTATCTATGAAAAGTTAATTCCTAAAAAAGACACACTTGCGACAGGAACGAAATAA
- the mreD gene encoding rod shape-determining protein MreD — protein MNKPLQIAILFVSLLLLQVLILNNIELMGYINPYLYIAFVFAYPIRINRFPFLIFAFLLGLLVDTFTNSGGIHAFATLFIAYIRLFFIKSIFKKSESDYQTFTLSLESFDKVFNYVAILTVIHHFILFVLINFGFSNFINVLLNTFFSSIFTLILYFLGRFLFSK, from the coding sequence ATGAATAAACCTTTACAAATAGCAATTTTATTCGTTTCACTATTGTTACTCCAAGTTTTAATATTGAACAATATTGAGCTTATGGGATATATTAATCCCTATTTATATATTGCTTTTGTATTTGCATATCCAATTAGAATTAATCGATTTCCTTTTTTAATTTTCGCTTTTCTTCTAGGATTACTGGTTGATACTTTTACAAATTCTGGAGGAATACATGCGTTTGCTACACTTTTTATTGCATACATACGTTTGTTCTTTATAAAGAGTATCTTCAAAAAATCGGAATCTGACTACCAAACTTTTACACTATCATTAGAATCTTTTGACAAGGTATTTAATTATGTTGCTATTTTAACAGTTATACATCATTTTATACTCTTTGTTTTGATCAATTTTGGTTTTAGTAATTTTATTAATGTATTGTTAAACACCTTTTTTTCAAGCATTTTTACATTAATTTTGTATTTTTTAGGTAGGTTTTTATTTTCTAAATAG
- the mreC gene encoding rod shape-determining protein MreC, producing the protein MQQLFYFLRKFKYFLFFIFLEIIAVALIINNHSFHRSKFISSTNSFTGNISEKSANISEYFNLKNENKLLAEENNRLKNLLETYTKDKDSIDFSAIIDSIYNQNYRYTVGKIIINDYLSPNNFITINKGLKNGVQKEMAVVNSKGVIGIIDNVSNSYARVQSILNSKSRINAGFKGNKHYGTLKWDGKDYTTVQLTDIPRQAQYKIGDTIVTGGKSTIFPEGILIGTVANLPEKVTASNTINVTLFNDMTNLGYVNIIANLNKQEIKTLNSTNE; encoded by the coding sequence ATGCAACAGCTTTTTTATTTCTTACGAAAGTTTAAATACTTCCTATTTTTTATTTTTTTAGAAATAATTGCTGTTGCATTAATCATTAATAATCATTCTTTTCATAGAAGTAAGTTTATTAGCTCTACCAACTCATTTACAGGTAATATTTCAGAAAAAAGCGCCAATATTAGTGAGTATTTCAATTTAAAAAATGAAAACAAACTTTTAGCTGAGGAAAACAACCGCTTGAAAAACTTGCTTGAAACGTATACAAAAGACAAGGACTCCATTGATTTTTCAGCAATTATTGATAGTATCTACAATCAAAACTACAGATATACTGTAGGAAAAATCATTATCAACGATTATCTAAGCCCAAATAACTTTATTACTATAAATAAAGGACTCAAAAATGGAGTTCAAAAAGAAATGGCTGTTGTAAACAGTAAAGGTGTTATTGGTATTATAGACAATGTATCAAACAGTTATGCCCGAGTACAGTCTATTTTAAATTCAAAAAGTAGAATCAATGCAGGATTCAAAGGAAACAAGCACTACGGAACTTTAAAATGGGATGGAAAAGACTACACAACTGTTCAACTTACCGACATTCCAAGACAAGCCCAATATAAAATTGGAGATACCATTGTTACCGGAGGTAAATCAACCATTTTCCCTGAAGGTATTCTAATTGGTACTGTCGCTAATTTACCTGAAAAGGTTACCGCTTCAAATACAATTAATGTAACACTATTCAATGATATGACGAATTTAGGTTATGTTAATATTATTGCAAATCTCAACAAACAAGAAATAAAAACGTTAAACTCAACGAATGAATAA
- a CDS encoding rod shape-determining protein has protein sequence MGFFDFMTEDIAVDLGTANTLIIHNGKVVIDSPSIVARNRMTGKIIATGHEANKMQGKTHENIKTIRPLKDGVIADFQASEEMIKEFVKQIPAIKKKLFPPSLRMVVCIPSGITEVEKRAVIDSARHMNAKEIYLIYEPMAAAIGVGIDIMEPKGNMIIDIGGGTTEIAVIALAGIVCDQSVKVAGDLFTSDIMYYMRTQHNLYVGESTAEKIKIQIGSATEDLDTPPEDMMVQGRDLLSGKPKQVQVSYREIAKALDKSILRIEDAVMETLSKTPPELAADIYNTGIYLAGGGSMLRGLDKRLSRKTDLPVYVAEDPLRAVVRGTGIALKNIEKYKTVLIK, from the coding sequence ATGGGTTTTTTCGACTTTATGACAGAAGATATTGCAGTTGATTTAGGAACTGCAAATACACTTATTATCCATAACGGCAAAGTAGTTATTGATAGCCCCTCCATAGTAGCTAGAAATAGAATGACTGGTAAAATTATTGCAACTGGTCATGAAGCTAACAAAATGCAAGGAAAAACTCATGAGAATATAAAAACTATTCGCCCCTTAAAAGATGGAGTAATTGCAGATTTCCAAGCTTCAGAAGAAATGATTAAAGAGTTTGTTAAACAAATTCCAGCAATTAAAAAGAAGCTTTTTCCACCATCTTTGCGAATGGTTGTATGTATTCCTTCTGGAATTACAGAAGTTGAAAAAAGAGCAGTAATTGATTCTGCTCGTCATATGAATGCTAAAGAGATTTATTTAATCTACGAACCAATGGCAGCGGCTATTGGTGTTGGTATTGACATCATGGAGCCTAAAGGCAATATGATTATTGATATAGGTGGAGGTACAACCGAAATTGCTGTTATTGCTTTAGCTGGTATTGTATGTGATCAATCTGTAAAAGTAGCTGGTGATTTATTTACAAGTGATATTATGTACTACATGCGTACACAACACAACCTTTATGTTGGAGAGAGTACTGCTGAAAAAATAAAAATACAAATTGGTTCTGCTACAGAAGATTTAGATACGCCACCAGAAGACATGATGGTGCAAGGTCGAGATTTATTAAGTGGTAAACCAAAACAAGTACAAGTATCTTATCGTGAAATTGCAAAAGCTTTAGATAAGTCTATTTTACGAATTGAAGACGCAGTTATGGAAACCTTATCAAAAACTCCTCCTGAATTAGCAGCAGATATTTATAATACAGGTATTTATTTAGCTGGAGGTGGTTCTATGTTAAGAGGACTAGACAAACGTTTATCTAGAAAAACAGACCTACCAGTTTATGTTGCTGAAGACCCATTAAGAGCAGTAGTTAGAGGTACTGGAATTGCATTAAAAAACATAGAAAAATATAAAACGGTTTTAATTAAATAA